A part of Sulfurimonas sp. HSL-1716 genomic DNA contains:
- a CDS encoding cupin domain-containing protein, giving the protein MHKISKTNAEHYIWGKECEGWHLLKSDGLSVIEERMPPHTSEAMHYHEHSQQVFYILFGVATMKFSDKTIQIQAGESLHINAKIAHQMCNESDEELCFLVVSQPKSHGDKIVIN; this is encoded by the coding sequence ATGCATAAAATATCTAAAACGAATGCAGAACATTATATCTGGGGCAAGGAGTGTGAGGGCTGGCATCTGCTAAAAAGCGATGGGCTCAGTGTCATAGAAGAGAGGATGCCGCCGCATACAAGTGAAGCGATGCATTACCATGAACATTCCCAGCAGGTCTTTTACATTCTTTTTGGAGTGGCTACGATGAAGTTTTCGGATAAAACTATTCAAATACAGGCCGGGGAATCTTTACATATAAACGCAAAGATAGCACATCAGATGTGTAATGAGAGTGATGAAGAGCTTTGTTTTCTTGTCGTTTCTCAGCCAAAAAGCCACGGAGACAAAATAGTTATAAACTGA